The proteins below are encoded in one region of Qipengyuania sp. HL-TH1:
- a CDS encoding SDR family oxidoreductase translates to MTKTLLITGASTGIGAATARAAAQAGWNVALLARSKETLADLAGDIGEQALALPCDVTRRDELDEAVAQAVAHFGGLDAVYANAGKGTSTPGIEQGDPDEWHAMIHLNVLAVLTTAHATLPHLRKTRGHFVVTGSKAGRDHMKGSVYGATKWFVQGFAGNLAEEMREWGGRCTLITPGMVDTPFFDEPKPDKIQPDDVANAVVFALSQPRSADVREIHIMPGG, encoded by the coding sequence ATGACCAAGACGCTGCTCATCACCGGCGCCTCGACCGGCATCGGCGCCGCCACCGCCCGTGCTGCGGCACAGGCGGGCTGGAACGTCGCGCTGCTCGCGCGCTCGAAAGAGACATTGGCAGACCTTGCCGGGGACATCGGCGAGCAGGCGCTCGCGCTGCCCTGCGATGTGACAAGGCGCGACGAGCTGGACGAGGCCGTCGCGCAGGCGGTCGCGCATTTCGGCGGGCTCGACGCGGTCTATGCCAATGCCGGCAAGGGCACCTCCACTCCCGGTATCGAGCAGGGCGATCCCGACGAGTGGCACGCCATGATCCATCTCAACGTACTCGCCGTGCTCACCACCGCGCATGCCACGCTGCCGCATCTGCGCAAGACCAGGGGGCATTTCGTGGTCACCGGGTCGAAGGCCGGGCGCGACCACATGAAGGGCTCGGTTTACGGCGCGACCAAGTGGTTCGTGCAGGGCTTCGCCGGCAATCTGGCCGAGGAAATGCGCGAATGGGGCGGCCGCTGCACGCTGATCACCCCCGGCATGGTCGACACGCCGTTCTTCGACGAACCCAAGCCCGACAAGATCCAGCCCGACGATGTCGCCAATGCGGTGGTCTTCGCGCTGTCGCAGCCGCGCAGCGCGGATGTGCGCGAGATCCACATCATGCCGGGCGGCTGA
- the ligA gene encoding NAD-dependent DNA ligase LigA: MAIDITEAEAANELMRLAKQIAHHDRLYHAEDAPEISDPEYDALVRRNAALEAEFPHLVREDSPSRKVGHTATTSPLSKVTHEVRMMSLDNAFNAQEVEEWVARVRRFLSLSEDDPVAFTAEDKIDGLSCSLRYEKGKLVRAATRGDGQVGEDVTPNVAHIPDIPQQLSGDAPDVFEIRGEVYMGRADFEALNRRLMEDARAAAEEKGEELDPAKVRQFANPRNAAAGSLRQKDAEVTAQRPLKFWAHGWGAASDVPGGTQEEVVRVIERWGVPVSPLFARFDNAAEILAQYARIAEQRPDLPYEIDGVVYKVDRLDYQQRLGFVAKAPRWALAHKFPAEQAETTLESIDIQVGRTGKLTPVGRLAPVLVGGVTVTNVTLHNRDEIARLGVRPGDRVVVQRAGDVIPQLVDNLTPEAERDPFHFPDHCPECGSEAVAEEGEVDVRCTGGLICPAQRTERLKHFVSRGALDIDGLGEKTIDQFFALGWLESPADIFRLKQRRADILALDGWKERSVDNLLESVEARREPDAARLLFGLGIRHVGAVTARDLMKGLGDIRLLPRKAAEFRTYCLEHPRTEGEKESPFKTRMVEVVKRIFEVRTDGIGTAVGHALADFFHEEHNRSVWNDLIGEAPGEGVVEPERYEVETLASPVSGKTVVFTGKLETMSRDEAKAQAERLGAKASGSVSAKTDLLVAGPGAGSKLKKAAELGIEVVDEAGWAEIVKAAG, encoded by the coding sequence ATGGCAATCGACATTACCGAAGCCGAAGCCGCCAATGAATTGATGCGGCTGGCGAAGCAGATCGCGCATCATGACCGGCTCTACCATGCCGAAGACGCCCCCGAGATCAGCGATCCGGAATATGACGCGCTGGTGCGGCGCAATGCCGCGCTGGAGGCGGAATTTCCGCATCTGGTGCGTGAGGATTCGCCCAGCCGCAAGGTTGGGCACACGGCCACCACCTCGCCGCTGAGCAAGGTGACGCACGAGGTTCGCATGATGAGCCTCGACAATGCCTTCAACGCCCAAGAGGTCGAGGAATGGGTGGCGCGGGTGCGGCGCTTCCTCTCGCTGTCCGAAGACGATCCGGTGGCGTTCACCGCCGAGGACAAGATCGACGGCCTGTCGTGCTCGCTGCGTTACGAGAAGGGCAAGCTGGTGCGCGCGGCGACGCGCGGCGACGGGCAGGTGGGCGAGGATGTGACGCCCAATGTCGCGCATATTCCCGACATCCCGCAGCAATTGTCCGGCGATGCACCCGACGTGTTCGAGATCCGCGGCGAGGTCTATATGGGGCGCGCCGATTTCGAGGCGCTCAATAGGCGCTTGATGGAGGATGCGCGCGCCGCGGCGGAGGAAAAGGGCGAGGAGCTCGACCCGGCCAAGGTCCGCCAGTTCGCCAATCCGCGCAATGCCGCCGCCGGATCGCTGCGACAGAAGGATGCCGAAGTCACCGCGCAGCGCCCGCTCAAGTTCTGGGCGCATGGCTGGGGTGCGGCTTCCGATGTGCCGGGCGGAACGCAGGAAGAAGTGGTCCGCGTGATCGAGCGCTGGGGCGTGCCCGTCTCGCCGCTGTTCGCGCGGTTCGACAATGCGGCGGAAATCCTCGCGCAATATGCCAGAATTGCCGAACAACGGCCTGACCTGCCGTATGAAATCGACGGCGTGGTCTACAAGGTCGACCGGCTCGATTACCAGCAACGGCTCGGCTTTGTCGCCAAGGCGCCGCGCTGGGCGCTGGCGCACAAATTCCCCGCCGAGCAGGCCGAGACCACGCTCGAGAGCATCGACATCCAGGTCGGGCGGACGGGCAAGCTGACCCCGGTCGGGCGGCTCGCCCCCGTGCTGGTGGGCGGAGTCACGGTAACCAATGTCACGCTGCACAATCGCGACGAGATCGCGAGGCTGGGTGTGCGTCCGGGCGACCGCGTGGTGGTCCAGCGTGCGGGCGATGTTATTCCACAGCTTGTGGATAACCTCACGCCCGAGGCGGAGCGCGATCCCTTCCACTTCCCCGACCATTGCCCCGAATGCGGCAGCGAGGCGGTGGCGGAAGAGGGCGAGGTCGATGTGCGCTGCACAGGCGGTCTGATATGTCCCGCACAACGCACGGAAAGGCTTAAGCATTTCGTCAGCCGCGGCGCACTCGACATCGACGGGCTGGGCGAGAAGACGATCGACCAGTTCTTCGCGCTCGGCTGGCTCGAGAGCCCTGCCGACATCTTCCGCCTGAAGCAGCGGCGCGCGGACATTCTCGCGCTCGACGGGTGGAAGGAGCGGTCTGTGGATAATTTGTTGGAATCTGTGGAAGCGCGCCGTGAACCCGATGCCGCGCGGCTGCTGTTCGGGTTGGGAATCCGCCATGTCGGCGCGGTCACCGCGCGCGATTTGATGAAGGGGCTGGGCGATATCCGCCTGCTGCCCCGAAAGGCCGCCGAGTTCCGCACCTATTGCCTCGAACACCCGCGCACCGAGGGCGAGAAGGAAAGCCCGTTCAAGACCCGCATGGTCGAGGTGGTGAAACGCATTTTCGAAGTCCGCACCGACGGCATCGGCACTGCGGTGGGCCATGCACTGGCCGACTTCTTCCATGAAGAGCACAATCGCAGCGTGTGGAACGATTTGATCGGCGAGGCACCGGGCGAGGGCGTGGTCGAACCGGAACGCTATGAGGTGGAAACCCTCGCAAGCCCGGTCAGCGGCAAGACCGTGGTCTTCACCGGGAAGCTGGAGACGATGAGCCGCGACGAGGCCAAGGCACAGGCCGAGCGCTTGGGCGCCAAGGCCAGCGGCTCGGTCAGCGCCAAGACCGATCTGCTGGTTGCGGGGCCGGGCGCGGGGAGCAAGCTGAAAAAGGCCGCCGAACTCGGGATCGAGGTGGTGGACGAGGCCGGCTGGGCCGAAATCGTCAAGGCGGCGGGCTGA
- a CDS encoding GGDEF domain-containing protein, protein MFWRSILNGLGGPGIPAHLRDDFTMLTAHHMIGQARLLFAGFILSLPVVAYGASPGAGPLVAYGLPLVVLALATLGLILLARPIDFDTSTTQDARRAIATVWKLCLLSAAVGSVWCIASWASAPVETRIYYPAIMSLGALMLGYCLTAVRGIGLSVLLVTLGPVAAALASTGQVMDAVLATAVVIAVGFQLLMMRRHHHLLLSLVEERYRSAELARHDPLTGLANRRALMEHFEGFAERGRAVRLMVVDIDRFKNINDRFGHDMGDDVLRAFAELLAIHARGEICAARLGGEEFALLASADTLDPAIALQVLGEIRGAYMPHGEQITASIGVADAVVAGPEDWTALYGEADRALYRAKNEGRNRVMSFDAEAASSAQIEALRARRA, encoded by the coding sequence GTGTTTTGGCGAAGCATCCTGAACGGCCTTGGCGGGCCGGGCATTCCCGCGCATCTGCGGGACGACTTCACCATGCTCACTGCCCACCACATGATCGGCCAGGCGCGGCTGCTGTTTGCCGGCTTTATCCTCAGCCTGCCGGTGGTCGCCTATGGGGCGAGCCCGGGCGCGGGGCCGCTGGTCGCCTACGGGCTGCCGCTGGTGGTGCTGGCGCTCGCCACGCTCGGGCTGATCCTGCTGGCGCGCCCGATCGATTTCGACACCTCGACCACGCAGGATGCGCGGCGGGCTATCGCCACGGTGTGGAAGCTGTGCCTGCTCTCCGCCGCGGTCGGCAGTGTGTGGTGCATCGCCAGCTGGGCAAGCGCACCGGTCGAAACGCGGATCTACTATCCTGCGATCATGTCGCTCGGCGCGCTGATGCTCGGCTATTGCCTGACCGCGGTGCGCGGCATCGGCCTATCGGTGCTGCTGGTGACGCTGGGTCCGGTGGCCGCCGCGCTGGCGAGCACGGGTCAGGTGATGGATGCGGTGCTGGCCACTGCAGTGGTCATCGCGGTGGGGTTCCAGCTGCTGATGATGCGGCGCCACCACCATTTGCTGCTGAGCCTGGTCGAGGAACGCTACAGATCGGCCGAGCTGGCGCGGCACGATCCGCTCACCGGCCTCGCCAATCGCCGCGCGCTGATGGAACATTTCGAAGGCTTTGCCGAGCGCGGCCGCGCGGTGCGGCTGATGGTGGTCGATATCGACCGCTTCAAGAATATCAACGACCGCTTCGGGCACGATATGGGCGACGATGTGCTGCGCGCTTTCGCCGAACTGCTGGCAATCCATGCGCGCGGCGAGATCTGCGCGGCACGGCTGGGGGGCGAGGAGTTCGCGCTGCTCGCCAGCGCCGACACGCTCGACCCGGCGATCGCATTGCAGGTGCTGGGCGAAATCCGCGGCGCCTACATGCCGCATGGCGAACAGATCACTGCGAGCATCGGAGTAGCGGATGCGGTGGTGGCCGGTCCCGAGGACTGGACCGCGCTCTATGGCGAAGCCGATCGCGCGCTCTATCGCGCCAAGAACGAAGGCCGCAACCGGGTCATGTCATTCGATGCAGAGGCGGCGTCCAGCGCGCAGATCGAGGCCTTGCGCGCACGCCGCGCCTGA
- the recN gene encoding DNA repair protein RecN yields the protein MLTRLSIRNIVLIEALDLAFGRGLGVLTGETGAGKSILLDALGLVLGNRADSGLVRGGEDKASVSATFDFNTLPRGLARLLDDADIELEDGEPLIVRRQLRADGKSKAFVNDQAVSVALLREMAGFLVELHGQHDDRGLVNPRGHRVLLDRFAGADTARVADAWSTWRSAEDALAEARGAVETAKADQNLLLAHLAELTALEPQAGEEARLAATRADMQKGEKLSGDLEELRHLWEGSDSPLAALRVAARRLDRIAPEHPLLAEALGALDRAVIEAGEAEEKLQAAAEALVHDPAALDAAETRLFELRALARKHRCEVDELPETMRAMRSRLESIEGGEAELDALEAAAKEAGKGYRAAAEALHASRLAAALRLDEAVTRELAPLKLDAARFRTAVAALPEDKWSASGMDAVEFLIATNPGADFAPLTKIASGGELSRFILALKVALAEQGGAATVIFDEIDRGVGGAVASAIGERLARLSADGQLLAVTHSPQVAARGRMHYMIAKSSDGTVTKTSVALLDEGGRQEEIARMLSGAEVTPEARAQADRLLEGV from the coding sequence ATGCTGACCCGGCTCTCCATCCGCAATATCGTGCTGATCGAAGCGCTCGACCTCGCCTTCGGGCGCGGGCTCGGCGTGCTCACCGGCGAAACCGGGGCGGGCAAGTCGATCCTGCTCGATGCGCTGGGGCTGGTGCTGGGCAACCGCGCCGACAGCGGGCTGGTGCGCGGCGGCGAGGACAAGGCCAGCGTTTCGGCCACCTTCGACTTCAACACCCTGCCGCGCGGCCTCGCCCGATTGCTCGACGATGCGGATATCGAACTGGAGGACGGCGAACCGCTGATCGTGCGGCGCCAGCTTAGAGCCGACGGCAAGAGCAAGGCCTTCGTCAACGACCAGGCGGTCAGCGTGGCCCTGCTGCGCGAGATGGCGGGTTTCCTTGTCGAATTGCATGGCCAGCACGACGATCGCGGGCTGGTCAATCCGCGCGGTCACCGCGTCCTGCTCGACCGGTTCGCCGGGGCCGATACCGCGCGGGTCGCGGACGCGTGGAGCACATGGCGCAGCGCCGAGGACGCGCTCGCCGAAGCGCGCGGCGCGGTCGAGACCGCCAAGGCCGACCAGAATCTGCTGCTCGCGCATCTCGCCGAACTGACTGCGCTCGAACCGCAGGCGGGCGAAGAGGCGCGGCTCGCCGCAACCCGCGCGGACATGCAGAAGGGCGAGAAGCTGTCGGGCGATCTCGAGGAATTGCGGCATTTGTGGGAAGGCTCGGATTCGCCGCTCGCAGCGCTGCGGGTGGCGGCGCGGCGGCTCGACCGGATCGCGCCCGAACACCCGCTGCTGGCCGAAGCGCTGGGCGCGCTCGACCGCGCGGTGATCGAAGCGGGCGAGGCGGAGGAAAAGCTGCAGGCTGCCGCCGAGGCCCTGGTTCACGACCCCGCCGCGCTCGATGCCGCCGAAACGCGGCTGTTCGAACTCCGCGCGCTGGCACGCAAGCACCGCTGCGAAGTCGACGAATTGCCCGAGACGATGCGCGCCATGCGCAGCCGGCTCGAAAGCATCGAAGGCGGCGAGGCCGAACTCGACGCGCTCGAGGCGGCGGCCAAGGAAGCTGGCAAAGGCTACCGCGCCGCGGCCGAAGCGCTGCATGCCAGCCGCCTTGCGGCAGCGCTGCGGCTGGACGAAGCGGTGACGCGCGAACTGGCGCCGCTGAAGCTCGACGCCGCGCGTTTCCGCACTGCGGTGGCCGCCTTGCCCGAGGACAAATGGAGCGCGAGCGGCATGGATGCGGTCGAATTCCTCATCGCCACCAATCCCGGCGCCGATTTCGCGCCGCTCACCAAGATTGCCAGCGGCGGCGAACTGTCGCGCTTCATCCTCGCGCTCAAGGTCGCGCTGGCCGAGCAGGGCGGGGCGGCGACGGTGATCTTCGACGAGATCGACCGCGGCGTCGGCGGCGCGGTCGCGAGCGCGATCGGCGAACGGCTCGCGCGGCTCTCCGCCGATGGACAGTTGCTCGCGGTAACGCACAGCCCGCAGGTCGCCGCACGCGGGCGCATGCATTACATGATCGCCAAATCGAGCGACGGCACGGTGACCAAGACCAGCGTTGCGCTGCTCGACGAAGGCGGGCGGCAGGAAGAGATCGCGCGCATGCTCTCGGGAGCCGAGGTTACGCCTGAAGCGAGGGCGCAGGCCGATCGGCTGCTGGAGGGCGTGTGA
- a CDS encoding FAD-binding protein — translation MMGYYRRYCERRADARAVGTNGKRWIRTWINVFRTETEARVPQDEAQLAQLICEGEFSCVGKSHSYNGVQVVPSVTAMMMREGGLTTLAYDPASETVRVGASVSVRDLKVYLRDEHRRGLYNAGNYMEQSVIGALATGTHGFGPRAVMADAIVELTFLDGSGQRVTLKRGDPEFAYVALSFGTIAPIVELVLETKPLESYVSVSSMSRLSKLDELKQGALAVNWAVMPYTNPEDPVIMLHALAECDQAGAIATHPKASGGSGKFAAWFLRRYYKLDRFLPKLRRPMQRIIDWLDLKQSERVITDPDDLDYLYDPQPGLKENRAPSITRGLFSTTYTGYNLAFFVPLEKAPAVVKFIIREADGLRDLGFFLKGIISVREMPGEAGPHFAANAERPMAAIDLFADPRDYAWLERIQRLVMHYEPDTRPHFGKSALGPEFCKTLDTAHLAELMRIHRRYYPQGQLMFSERVRAMLDVGRPVAGVPAADAGLA, via the coding sequence ATGATGGGGTATTATCGTCGCTATTGCGAACGGCGCGCGGACGCGCGGGCCGTGGGCACGAATGGCAAACGCTGGATTCGCACCTGGATCAATGTCTTCCGCACCGAAACCGAAGCGCGGGTGCCGCAGGACGAGGCGCAGCTGGCCCAGCTGATCTGCGAGGGCGAGTTCAGCTGCGTGGGCAAGTCGCATTCCTATAACGGCGTGCAGGTGGTCCCCAGCGTCACCGCGATGATGATGCGCGAGGGCGGGCTGACGACGCTGGCCTATGACCCGGCGAGCGAAACCGTGCGCGTGGGCGCCTCGGTCTCGGTGCGCGACCTCAAAGTATATCTGCGCGACGAGCATCGCCGCGGGTTGTACAATGCGGGCAATTACATGGAGCAATCGGTGATCGGCGCGCTGGCGACCGGGACGCATGGCTTCGGCCCGCGCGCGGTGATGGCCGATGCGATCGTCGAGCTGACCTTCCTCGACGGCAGCGGGCAGCGCGTGACGCTCAAGCGCGGCGATCCGGAGTTTGCCTATGTCGCGCTGTCCTTCGGGACGATCGCGCCGATCGTGGAACTGGTGCTCGAGACCAAGCCGCTCGAATCCTATGTCTCGGTAAGCTCGATGAGCCGGCTGTCCAAGCTTGACGAGCTCAAGCAGGGCGCGCTGGCGGTGAACTGGGCGGTGATGCCCTATACCAACCCCGAAGACCCGGTGATCATGCTCCACGCGCTGGCCGAATGCGACCAGGCGGGGGCCATCGCCACGCACCCCAAGGCCAGCGGCGGCAGCGGCAAGTTCGCCGCCTGGTTCCTGCGCCGCTATTACAAGCTCGACCGGTTCCTGCCCAAGCTGCGCCGCCCGATGCAACGGATCATCGACTGGCTCGACCTGAAGCAAAGCGAGCGGGTGATCACCGATCCCGACGATCTCGATTACCTCTACGATCCGCAGCCGGGGCTGAAGGAAAACCGTGCGCCGAGCATCACCCGCGGGCTCTTCTCGACCACTTATACCGGTTATAATCTCGCGTTCTTCGTCCCGCTCGAGAAAGCGCCCGCGGTGGTCAAGTTCATCATCCGCGAGGCCGACGGGCTGCGCGATCTCGGCTTCTTCCTCAAGGGGATCATCTCGGTGCGCGAGATGCCGGGCGAAGCGGGGCCGCATTTCGCGGCCAATGCCGAGCGCCCGATGGCCGCGATCGATCTGTTCGCCGACCCGCGCGACTATGCTTGGCTCGAACGGATCCAGCGGCTGGTGATGCATTACGAACCCGATACGCGCCCGCATTTCGGCAAGAGCGCGCTGGGGCCCGAGTTCTGCAAGACGCTGGACACTGCGCATCTGGCCGAGCTGATGCGGATCCACCGCCGTTATTATCCGCAAGGTCAGCTGATGTTCTCCGAACGGGTGCGCGCGATGCTCGATGTCGGGCGCCCGGTGGCAGGTGTGCCCGCGGCGGATGCGGGTCTCGCCTGA
- a CDS encoding CinA family protein — MLDQTHAQALRIADLLRQRGEKVAVADGATGGLVAASLLTVPGALDFFVGGGVVYSFRARDILFDLPRDAYAGMTGASEDYALLQARAIRDNFGAQWGLAESGSVGGSNHPSGAPAGRSCAAVAGPGGFEFTRRTETGSDDRIGNMEAFARAALQTLEDALRG; from the coding sequence ATGCTCGATCAGACCCACGCACAGGCGCTGCGTATTGCCGATCTGCTGCGTCAGCGCGGCGAGAAGGTCGCTGTAGCCGATGGCGCGACCGGCGGGCTGGTCGCGGCATCGCTGCTGACCGTGCCCGGCGCGCTCGACTTCTTCGTCGGGGGCGGGGTGGTCTATTCCTTCCGCGCCCGCGACATATTGTTCGACCTGCCGCGCGACGCCTATGCCGGGATGACCGGCGCGAGCGAGGATTACGCGCTGCTGCAGGCGCGCGCGATCCGCGACAATTTCGGCGCGCAATGGGGGCTGGCCGAAAGCGGTTCGGTCGGCGGGTCGAACCATCCCAGCGGTGCACCCGCGGGGCGCAGCTGTGCGGCGGTGGCGGGGCCCGGCGGGTTCGAATTCACCCGCCGGACCGAGACCGGCAGCGACGACCGGATCGGCAATATGGAAGCCTTTGCGCGCGCTGCCCTCCAGACGCTGGAAGACGCGCTGCGCGGCTGA
- a CDS encoding endonuclease domain-containing protein, translated as MPEPERRLWNELRGKRLSGLKFRRQVVIGHRIVDFFCPAKGLVIEVDGDTHNPVTDADRDGTMLRDHGFTTVRFTNQQIMRNLDGVLEKVTSVLEETADRWPKSREHHPQTPSSEEEGA; from the coding sequence ATGCCCGAGCCCGAACGGCGCCTGTGGAATGAATTGCGCGGCAAGCGGCTTTCCGGCTTGAAATTCAGGCGACAGGTCGTGATCGGGCACCGGATCGTCGATTTCTTCTGTCCGGCGAAAGGGCTGGTGATCGAAGTGGATGGCGATACACATAACCCGGTGACCGATGCGGACCGCGATGGAACGATGCTTCGGGACCATGGATTTACGACCGTGCGTTTCACCAATCAGCAGATCATGCGCAATCTGGACGGGGTGCTGGAGAAGGTGACAAGCGTGCTTGAAGAGACTGCGGATCGCTGGCCGAAAAGTCGCGAACACCACCCCCAAACCCCCTCCTCTGAAGAAGAGGGGGCCTAG